GTCCGCGGCGGAGCCGGCGATCCGCTCCGAGTCGCTGAAGGTGAAGTGCACCTCGGCGCGCGCCTCGCCGAGCTCCGCACCGGTCTTGAGGGCGGCCAGCTCGGCGTGGCTGTTGCGGTCCACGGCCCGCTCGATCAGCTCCACCGCGCCCGGGTCGTCGCCGATCGCCCGGTAGTCGTGCAGCAGGGTGACCCGGCTCCCCTCGCCGTCGGCCTCGATGACCCACTCGCCGCCCATGGACTCCACCGGGGGAGCGGAGACGACCTGGCGGAAGACGATCCGGCCGGCGGCCGCGTCCAGGGTGCGGCGCGAGGTCCAGGTCCGGGGCGCGCCGTTGGCGGTGGCCCAGATCCGCAGCAGCTGCTCGCTGCGGCCGTCCCCGAGCGGCTTCTCCTCCAGCACCTCGGCGTGGATGGTGGGCCCGAACAGCTGGGGCCAGTCGGCCACGTCGGCCACCAGGGCGAAGACGGCGGCGGGCGGTGCCGAGACGGTGATGGTGTGCTCCGTGACGTGGGTCTGGGGCACGGACTGGTCGGTCGTAGCGGTCGGCGCCACGGCGGGCCTTCCCTTCGGATCGCGCCGCACGCGGGGCGGCTGCTTCAGATTGTCAGTACCCGCTCGAGTAGTGGTCGAGCGGTGGTGCACTCAGGCCCAGTCGGGCCTTTCGAGGATCTCCACCACGGCGGCGCCCCAGCTGTAGCCGGCCCCGACGCCGACCATGACCACGCGGTCGCCGGGCCTGGCCCGGCCGGAGACCACCAGCCGGTCCAGGCCGGCGAACTGGTCGCCGGCGCCGAGGTGGCCGACGGTGCGGCTCCAGTCCCAGGTGGTGCGCTCCGGGTCGATCCCGAACGGCCGGTAGTAGATGGCCTCCAGGCGGCGCCGGCCGAAGTGGGGGAGCAGCACCCAGTCGGCCTCCGCCAGTTCCAGCTCGGCGTCCGAGAGCGCCTGCTTCAGCACGGTCTGCTGGCCGGCGTTGGCCCGGGTGATCGCGAAGGACATCCCCACCTGGCCGATGAACGCCTTCTTGGCCTCCTCGAAGTCCACCGGGATCCGGTGGGTGAACGGCGCGGCGGAGAACGGCTCGTCGCCGCGGTGCATCGGCTCCAGGCCGGAGTCGGAGAGCATCGCCAGCGACCGCAGCCGGGCGTACCCGCCACGCCGGGAGAGCACCAGCGCGGTGGCCCCGTCGGCGTACGGGGTGCCGGGGTCGGTGCGCCAGCGGTCGATGCCGGGCTCGCAGAACCGGTCGGCGGTGGTGAGCAGCGCGTCGCAGCGGTTGCGGTCGGCGGTCAGGTACGCGGTGGCCAGGTCCAGGGCGGCCAGGCCGCCGTTGGACATCTGCCGGATCTCCAGCGCGGAGCAGGTGCCGCCGCCGATCTCGCGCTGGACGTAGGAGGCCACCGGCCACAGGTCCTGGCCCTGGTGGTAGGTGTCGGCGTGCAGGATCAGGTCGACGTCCTGTGGGGTCGAGCCCGCCCGCTCCATGGCCGCGCGCGCCGCGGCCGCGGCCATCTCGGCGGCGGACTCGTCGGGGGAGAAGGCCACCGCGACCGTGTCGGTCGCGGCGGCCATCCGGGCCGGGAAGGCGCCGGACGCGACCGCGTCGGCGACCAGGAGGGAGGAGGGCAGCCGTATCGCCGTCCCCCGGATGAAGATGTCGTCCACTCGCACAGCCACTCCCAGATTCGGTCGGATGCCGGGTCAGCTCGCCGCGGCGACCGCCGGCTCGGCCGCCTGCCGCTCCCCGGTGGGCTCGGTGAGCAGGACGTAGTAGAAGGCGTCCAGCAGGGCCCGCCAGGAGGCGGTCACGGTGTTCTCGTCCACGCCGACCGCGCCCCAGCGGCGGTCGCCGTAGCGGTACGAGATCAGCACCCGGGTGGCGGCGGCGCTGCCGGTCTCGCCGGTGAGCACCCGCACCCGGTAGTCGACCAGCTCCAGGCCGGCCAGCTGGGGGAAGAACGGCTCCAGCGCCCGGTGCAGGGCCCCGTCCAGGGCGTTCACCGGGCCGTTGCCCTCGCCGGAGGCGATCAGCGGGACCCCGCCCACGTACAGCCGCACGCCGGCCTCGGTGCGCACCTGGCCCTCCGGCAGCTGGTCCACCGAGACCCGCCAGGAGCCGACCTCGAAGGGCAGTTCGGGCTTGCCGCCGAGCTCCTCGCGCAGCAGCAGCTCGAAGGAGGCGTCCGCGGACTCGAAGGCGTAGCCGCGGTGCTCCAGCTCCTTGACCCGGGCCGCGGTGCGGGCCACCGCGTCCGAGCCGGCGGCGACCGGGTAGCCCAGGGCGCGGGCCTTGAGTTCGATCGAGGAGCGGCCGCCGAGGTCGGAGACCAGGGTGCGCATCTCGTTGCCGACCAGGGCCGGGTCGGTGTGCTGGTACAGGTCCGGGTCGATGCGCAGCGCCGAGGCGTGCAGGCCGGCCTTGTGGGCGAAGGCGGAGGAACCGACGTACGGCGCCGCCGGGTGGGCCGGCACGCCGGTCAGGTCGGCGACGGCGCGGCCGATCGCGCCGGCCTGCCGCAGCTTCTCCACCGGCACCACCTCGATGCCGCGCTTGAGGACCAGGTTGGCCGCCACGGTGAAGAGGTTGGCGTTGCCGCAGCGCTCGCCGTAGCCGTGCGCGGTGCCCTGCACATGGTCGGCGCCGGCGGCCACCGCGGCCAGCGAGTTGGCCACCGCGCAGCCGGTGTCGTCGTGGCAGTGGATGCCCAGCGGGACGCCGGTGGCGGCCAGGGTGTCGGCGACCACGGCCTCGATCTCGTCGGGCAGCGAGCCGCCGTTGGTGTCGCAGAGCACCACGGTCTCGGCGCCGGCGTCGGCCGCGATCCGGACGACCTCCAGGGCGTACTCGCGGTTGATCCGGTAGCCGTCGAAGTAGTGCTCGGCGTCCAGGAAGACCCGGCGGCCGGCCTGCACCAGGTGCCGGACGGTGCTGCCGATCATCGCGAGGTTCTCGGCCAGGGTGGTGCGCAGGGCCAGGTCCACGTGCCGGGGGTGGCTCTTGGCGACCAGGGTGACCACCGGGGTCTCGGCG
The window above is part of the Kitasatospora sp. HUAS MG31 genome. Proteins encoded here:
- a CDS encoding ketoacyl-ACP synthase III family protein yields the protein MAVRVDDIFIRGTAIRLPSSLLVADAVASGAFPARMAAATDTVAVAFSPDESAAEMAAAAARAAMERAGSTPQDVDLILHADTYHQGQDLWPVASYVQREIGGGTCSALEIRQMSNGGLAALDLATAYLTADRNRCDALLTTADRFCEPGIDRWRTDPGTPYADGATALVLSRRGGYARLRSLAMLSDSGLEPMHRGDEPFSAAPFTHRIPVDFEEAKKAFIGQVGMSFAITRANAGQQTVLKQALSDAELELAEADWVLLPHFGRRRLEAIYYRPFGIDPERTTWDWSRTVGHLGAGDQFAGLDRLVVSGRARPGDRVVMVGVGAGYSWGAAVVEILERPDWA
- the cimA gene encoding citramalate synthase codes for the protein MVERRFQLYDTTLRDGTQQEGMVLTVEEKLAVARQLDAYGVGFIEGGWPGAVPRDTEFFRRARTELNLRSAQLAAFGATRRVGSLVSVDPQVRALLDAETPVVTLVAKSHPRHVDLALRTTLAENLAMIGSTVRHLVQAGRRVFLDAEHYFDGYRINREYALEVVRIAADAGAETVVLCDTNGGSLPDEIEAVVADTLAATGVPLGIHCHDDTGCAVANSLAAVAAGADHVQGTAHGYGERCGNANLFTVAANLVLKRGIEVVPVEKLRQAGAIGRAVADLTGVPAHPAAPYVGSSAFAHKAGLHASALRIDPDLYQHTDPALVGNEMRTLVSDLGGRSSIELKARALGYPVAAGSDAVARTAARVKELEHRGYAFESADASFELLLREELGGKPELPFEVGSWRVSVDQLPEGQVRTEAGVRLYVGGVPLIASGEGNGPVNALDGALHRALEPFFPQLAGLELVDYRVRVLTGETGSAAATRVLISYRYGDRRWGAVGVDENTVTASWRALLDAFYYVLLTEPTGERQAAEPAVAAAS
- a CDS encoding aromatase/cyclase, whose translation is MAPTATTDQSVPQTHVTEHTITVSAPPAAVFALVADVADWPQLFGPTIHAEVLEEKPLGDGRSEQLLRIWATANGAPRTWTSRRTLDAAAGRIVFRQVVSAPPVESMGGEWVIEADGEGSRVTLLHDYRAIGDDPGAVELIERAVDRNSHAELAALKTGAELGEARAEVHFTFSDSERIAGSAADVFAFLDRADLWPERLPHVARLELTEDEQGIQSMDMDTRSPDGSTHNTTSIRVTFPDRHVIVYKQLRVPAAMTGHTGRWTIEPTEDGAGVVATSWHTVTLDPEGVRALLGPEATLADARAKVRHALGTNSSTTLRHAKQFAEEARARS